The genomic interval CTGCATGCGCAGGAACGCGAGGCGGTCGAACGCGGCGAACGCATCGGCCGCGCTCCAGCGCGCCGCGCCGCCGATGATCTCGCGGATCACCGGATGCAGCGCGTCGGGCTGCGTGTCGGCGAACTCGCGGATCGCCGCGAGCCGCTCCGCTACCCACGGTCCTTCGTAGAGCAGCCGCGCGGTGGCGAGGAACGGCTCGAAGTCGATCTCGACCAGTTCGGCGCCGGCTGCGCGCAGGCGCGTCAGCGCGGCATCGAAAGCATGCGCGTACGAGGTGTCGCCGAAAAATTCGAGCTGATTTGCGCGCGGCACGCCAAAGCGCACACCGCGCAGCGACGGTTGCGCGCCAAGCTGCGCGGCGCCCGTCGGCGGCTGGAATTCGCGCGCATACGGATCGCTCGGCGCCACGCCGCGCGCGGCGTCGAACACGCACTGCGCGTCGTCCGCCGAGCGCGCGAAGATCGACACGCAGTCGAGCGATTTGCACGCCGGCACCACGCCGAGCGTACTCAACACGCCCTTGGTCGGCTTCAGTCCGAGCAGGCCGTGGAATGCCGCGGGCACGCGTCCCGATCCGGCCGTGTCGGTGCCCAGCGAAAACGCCGCCAACCCGAGCGCGACCGATACCGCCGAACCGGAACTCGATCCGCCCGATGCATAGCGCGGATCTAGCGCGTTGCGGCAGGCACCGTGCGGCGAGCGCTGACCGGACAAACCGGTCGCGAACTGATCCAGGTTCGTCTTGCCGATCGGAATCGCACCGGCCGCGATCAGGCGCGCGACTACCGGCGCACTGGCCTCAGGCGTGTACGCATATGCGGGGCACGCGGCGGTGGTCGGAATGCCGGCCAGGTCGATATTGTCCTTGATGGCGAACGGCACGCCGTAGAGCGGCAACGTGTCGATGTCGCGGCCTTCGAGCGCGTCGACGTAACGAATCATCTCGTTGCGGCTCAACGGGCGGATCCATGCGCGATGCGGATCGTCGCCCGAAGTGCGCGCGGCGACGGCTTCCACCAGTTGCGCCGGCGTGAGGCTGCCGGCGCGATAGCGCGCCCGCAGCGCTTCGATCGACATGGACTGGAACAGATCGTCGTGGGATTTCATTTGCACGTTGCCTCCTCGGTGGCGTCGGCTGCAATGCCGGCGCGCATCACCATCAATCGTTGACCCGCGACGACCGCCGCGCCTTCCGCGCAATCGATCGTTTCGATCACGCCGTCGCCGCTCGCGGTGACGGAGATTTCCATCTTCATCGACTCGACGATCGCGACCACCTGGCCGTCGCCGACCCGTTCGCCTTCCTTGACGAGCAGCTTCCACACGCTGCCCGACACGTCGGCGACGATGCCTTGCTGGCCGGTCGCGAGCGTGTCGTTTGCCGGGTTGCCGCCAGCGGCTGCATCGCCATCCGTTTCGCCGACGTACGCGGCATGTCCGGCCGCGTCCCAGCGCTCGCGTTCCGCGTCGAACGCGGCTTGCTGAGTGCTTTTGAACGCGGCAATCGAATCGGCTTCATCCTTCAGGAAGCGGTTGTACGCGCCCAGATCGAATACCGACTCCTCGATCTTCAGGCTCGCGCGGCCCGCGATAAAGTCCGTGCGCAGTTCGGCCAGCTCGGCCTCGCTGACTTCGTAGAAACGGATCTCATCGAAAAAGCGCAGCAGCCAGGGCTTGCCCGCTTCGAACTCGCGCGTCGTGCGATAGCGGTTCCACATCTGCACGGTGCGGCCGACGAACTGATAACCGCCCGGCCCTTCCATGCCGTACACGCACAGATACGCACCGCCGATGCCCACCGCGTTCTCCGGCGTCCACGTGCGCGCCGGGTTGTACTTGGTCGTGACGAGCCGGTGACGCGGGTCGAGCGGCGTCGCGACCGGCGCGCCGAGGTACACGTCGCCGAGGCCCATGACGAGGTAGCGCGCGTCGAATACGATGCGCTTCACGTCGTCGATGCTATTCAGCCCGTTGATGCGCCGAATAAACTCGATATTGCTCGGGCACCACGGCGCGTCGGGACGCACGGATTGCATGTAGCGCTCGATTGCGATGCGCGTCGACGGGTCGTCCCACGAAAGCGGCAGATGCACGATGCGGTTCGGCACGCGCATCGCGTCCACCGCGGGCAGTTCGCGTTCGGCTTGTTGCAGATGCGCGAGCAACGTGTCGTGCGACAGCACGCGGGGATCGAAATGTACCTGCAGCGACCGAATGCCCGGCGTCAGATCGATAATGCCCGGCAAGCGGTGCGCGTCGAGCCAGTTCATCAACGCATGCACGCGAAAACGCAGGTTCAGGTCGAGCACGAGCGGACCGTATTCGATCAGCACGTTCTGATCGCCGGAGCGGCGATAGACCACGCCGGTGCCCTCGCCCGCCGTCGGGTCGCGGTAGAGGATGCAGTCGTGAGCCGCCGCTTCGCTGGCCTCCATAGCGTGCTTGGGCGAGGCAAGCATCGCTTTGACCGGCATCCGTTCGAAGCGCACCGTATCGCCCGGTCGCAGTTGGCCGAGCTTCCACAACTCCTCGCCCACTACCGTGACCGGACACACGAAACCGCCGAGGCTCGGACCATCGGGCCCAAGGATCACAGGCATGTCGCCGGTAAAATCCACCGCGCCGACCGCATAGGCGTTGTCGTGAATATTCGACGGATGCAGCCCGGCCTCGCCGCCGTCCGTGCGCGCCCATTGCGGCTTTGGGCCGATCAGGCGCACACCCGTGCGGCTAGAGTTGTAGTGCACGGTCCAGCGCGTGCCGTAGAGCATCGCGATGTCGTCGGGCGTGAAAAAGTCGGGCGCGCCGTGCGGGCCGTCGAGCACGCCGAGCGTCCAGTCATGCGTCAGGACCGGCACGCGCGATTTATCCAGTTGCGCGCCTGCTGCGCCACTTCCCGCCTCGTCGGCGAGATGCAGCACGTCGCCCTTGCGCAGCGCGCGCCCTGCGTGGCCGCCGAACTGGCCAAGCGTGAAGGTCGCCTTGCTGCCCAGATAGTCCGGCACCTGCAGGCCGCCCTTCAGCGCGAGACATGCGCGCATGCCGGCGCCCGTCACGCCGCCGAGCTTGAGCACGGCGCCCGCCGGCGCGCGCGTGACCTGCCAGAGCGTCACCGGCGCGCCATCGAGCGTGGCGGCGAGTGGCGCGCCGCCGAGAACGAAAAGCGTCGCGGTATTGAAGCGCAGCGTGGCGCCGACCATCGCGCATTCGAGCCCGGCGGCGTCGGCGGGATTGCCGAGCAGTTCGTTGGCGAGACGGAACGACAGATCGTCCATCGGGCCCGACGGCGGCACGCCGATGTCCCAATAGCCGGTGCGTCCCGGCGTCTGCTGTACGGTGGTCTGCACGCCGCCGTCGAGCACGTCGATCGTATGCGGCGCGAACATGAAACGCCCGAGGAACGCGGTGGTCTGCTCACCGCGAGCGAACGTCGCCGAGCCGGCAATGGCGCGCAGATAGTCGAGGTTGGTCTCGATGCCGTACAACTGCGTTTGTTCCAGCGCGGCGCGCAGCGCGGCGAGCCCGGCTTCGCGCGTTTCGCCTTTGACGATCAGCTTGGCTAGCAACGGGTCGTAGAACGCGCTGACTTCCGTGCCGGAATCGACCCAGGTATCGACCCGCGCGTCGGCGGCGAACGCGACGTGCGTGAGCACGCCCGCACTCGGTTGAAACTGTTTGTGCGGGTCTTCCGCGTACAACCGCACCTGAATGCTTGCGCCTTGCGGCACCGTTGCCAGCGTATCGAGCGGCGCAAGCTCGCCCTCGGCTTCACGAATCATCCACTCGACCAGATCGATACCCGTGATTTCTTCCGTCACGCAGTGCTCGACCTGCAATCGCGTGTTCACTTCGAGGAAATAGAAACGGCGCGTGTCGGCATCGAAAACAAACTCCACAGTGCCCGCGGACTTGTACTTCACGGCTTGAGCGAGACGCACGGCGCTCGCATGCAGCGCGCTGCGTTCCGCGTGCGTAAGCCCAGGTGCGGGCGTCTCCTCGATCACCTTCTGGTTGCGCCGCTGCACCGAGCAATCGCGTTCGCCGAGCGAGATCACGCCGCCTTTGCCGTCGCCGAAAACCTGCACTTCGATATGGCGCGCGTTTTCCACGAACTTCTCGACGTACACGCCCGCGTTGGCAAAATTCGCTTCGCCGAGCCGTGCGACCGATGCAAACACGCCTTCAAGCTGCGCGGCGTCGCGGCACAGCGACATGCCGATTCCGCCGCCGCCCGCGGTGCTTTTCAGCATCACCGGATAGCCGATCGACTCCGCCTCGCGCAACGCCGCGCTGACGTCGGGCAGCAAGCCGGTGCCGGGCAGCAAGGCGACGTCGTTGGCTTGCGCGAGTTCGCGCGCCGTGTGTTTCAGGCCGAACTCGCGCATGTGCTGCGGCGTGGGGCCGATGAAGCGAATCCCCGCGTCGTCGCAAGCTTGCGCGAAGGCCGCGTTTTCGGACAGGAAACCGTAGCCGGGATGCACGGCGTCGGCACCGCACGCGCGCGCCGCATCGAGAATCGCCGCGCTGTTCAGATAGCTCTGCGCCGCGAGCGCCGGGCCGATGCACAC from Paraburkholderia phytofirmans PsJN carries:
- the atzF gene encoding allophanate hydrolase; the protein is MKSHDDLFQSMSIEALRARYRAGSLTPAQLVEAVAARTSGDDPHRAWIRPLSRNEMIRYVDALEGRDIDTLPLYGVPFAIKDNIDLAGIPTTAACPAYAYTPEASAPVVARLIAAGAIPIGKTNLDQFATGLSGQRSPHGACRNALDPRYASGGSSSGSAVSVALGLAAFSLGTDTAGSGRVPAAFHGLLGLKPTKGVLSTLGVVPACKSLDCVSIFARSADDAQCVFDAARGVAPSDPYAREFQPPTGAAQLGAQPSLRGVRFGVPRANQLEFFGDTSYAHAFDAALTRLRAAGAELVEIDFEPFLATARLLYEGPWVAERLAAIREFADTQPDALHPVIREIIGGAARWSAADAFAAFDRLAFLRMQAAHVWQRIDAIVTPTSATTATVDELEADPIRVNSRFGYYTNFVNLLDLAALAVPAGVCTVGRHAGLPFGVTFVARAHEDRVLLDLARAWLDETTAASRSAYDATAVRLGESHGRH
- the uca gene encoding urea carboxylase encodes the protein MRFRKVLIANRGEIACRVIRTLKRLGIASVAVYSEADRHAMHVMLADEAVCIGPALAAQSYLNSAAILDAARACGADAVHPGYGFLSENAAFAQACDDAGIRFIGPTPQHMREFGLKHTARELAQANDVALLPGTGLLPDVSAALREAESIGYPVMLKSTAGGGGIGMSLCRDAAQLEGVFASVARLGEANFANAGVYVEKFVENARHIEVQVFGDGKGGVISLGERDCSVQRRNQKVIEETPAPGLTHAERSALHASAVRLAQAVKYKSAGTVEFVFDADTRRFYFLEVNTRLQVEHCVTEEITGIDLVEWMIREAEGELAPLDTLATVPQGASIQVRLYAEDPHKQFQPSAGVLTHVAFAADARVDTWVDSGTEVSAFYDPLLAKLIVKGETREAGLAALRAALEQTQLYGIETNLDYLRAIAGSATFARGEQTTAFLGRFMFAPHTIDVLDGGVQTTVQQTPGRTGYWDIGVPPSGPMDDLSFRLANELLGNPADAAGLECAMVGATLRFNTATLFVLGGAPLAATLDGAPVTLWQVTRAPAGAVLKLGGVTGAGMRACLALKGGLQVPDYLGSKATFTLGQFGGHAGRALRKGDVLHLADEAGSGAAGAQLDKSRVPVLTHDWTLGVLDGPHGAPDFFTPDDIAMLYGTRWTVHYNSSRTGVRLIGPKPQWARTDGGEAGLHPSNIHDNAYAVGAVDFTGDMPVILGPDGPSLGGFVCPVTVVGEELWKLGQLRPGDTVRFERMPVKAMLASPKHAMEASEAAAHDCILYRDPTAGEGTGVVYRRSGDQNVLIEYGPLVLDLNLRFRVHALMNWLDAHRLPGIIDLTPGIRSLQVHFDPRVLSHDTLLAHLQQAERELPAVDAMRVPNRIVHLPLSWDDPSTRIAIERYMQSVRPDAPWCPSNIEFIRRINGLNSIDDVKRIVFDARYLVMGLGDVYLGAPVATPLDPRHRLVTTKYNPARTWTPENAVGIGGAYLCVYGMEGPGGYQFVGRTVQMWNRYRTTREFEAGKPWLLRFFDEIRFYEVSEAELAELRTDFIAGRASLKIEESVFDLGAYNRFLKDEADSIAAFKSTQQAAFDAERERWDAAGHAAYVGETDGDAAAGGNPANDTLATGQQGIVADVSGSVWKLLVKEGERVGDGQVVAIVESMKMEISVTASGDGVIETIDCAEGAAVVAGQRLMVMRAGIAADATEEATCK